In Dehalococcoidia bacterium, the DNA window GCGACGGAGGAGGGCCTGTGGGCCTTCCACTGCCACGTGCTGACGCACGCGGAGAGCCCGCAGGGCATGTTCGGCCTCGTCACGGTAATGGTGGTCCAGGCGTAGGGAGAGGCCTTCCGAGCAAGCGCGGCATAGCGGTCCCTGACTCAGCCCGGGCGGAACCAGCAGACGTCGGGGTAGTACGCCCGCCCTACTGCCGGTAGGGATGACTCTCATGGGCTTCTGTGCCAACCATGAATAGGTTTTATCATCCGGCGCGAAAGAAGTAACCCAACGTCCGTCGGTCTTCTCGTCACAGCCGACCGCGGGTCGCTCCGTGTTGACAACCTCCGCCGCGGGCAACATCATGCCGCCATCCGGAGCATCGCGGGAGGGCGACCATGCCGGCACTGGACGGACTCAAGGTACTGGACCTGACGCAGTACGAGGCGGGGACTTCTGCCACCCAACTCCTCGCCTGGCTGGGCGCGACCGTCGTCAAGGTCGAGCAGCCCGGCGCTGGCGACCCCGGCCGCCACACCGAGCCCGGCATCGGCGACTCCATCTACTTCCTCAGCTTCAACTCGAATAAGCGCAGCGTCGCGATCAACCTCAAGTCCGAACAGGGCAGGGCGCTCTTCCTCGACCTCGTCGAGCGCTTCGATGTCGTCACGGAGAACTTCACCCTCGGCACCATGGAGGACCTCGGCCTCGGCTACGAGACACTGAAGGGCCGCAATCCGCGCATCATCTACGCAACCATCAAGGGCTTCGGCACCTACGGCCCTTACAGCGAGTTCAAGTCCTTCGACATGGTCGCCCAGGCCGCTGGAGGCGCCTTCAGCGTCACCGGCGAGGCGAACGGCCCGCCGATGCGGCCCGGCGCCCTCATGGGCGACACCGGCTCCGGCCTCACGATGGCCCTCGGCATCCTCGCGGCCTACATCCAGGCCCAGCGCACCGGCATCGGCCAGAAGGTCGAGGTGTCGATGCAGGAAGCCGTACTCAATTTCATGCGCACCAACCTCTCCCACCGCGAGCGCGACGCCACGAGGCCCATCCCGCGCCGCGGCAACCGCACAGTGGTCCCTACCGACCTCTACCCCTGCGCCGGCGGCGGCCCCAACGACTACGTCTACATCATGACATCGACCTCGAAGATGGTGGACGCCGTGTTCACCGTCATCGGCCGGCCCGAAGTGCTCATCGACGAGCGCTTCTCGACGCCACAGGGGCGGCGGCAGAACGGCGACGAGCTCTGGGAGATCATCGCCTCCTGGACCCGGCAGCGCTCGAAGTGGGAAGTCATGGAGGCGATGGGCCGCGGCGGCGTCCCCTGTAGCGCTGTCTATGATTCGCTCGACATCTTCCG includes these proteins:
- a CDS encoding CoA transferase; amino-acid sequence: MPALDGLKVLDLTQYEAGTSATQLLAWLGATVVKVEQPGAGDPGRHTEPGIGDSIYFLSFNSNKRSVAINLKSEQGRALFLDLVERFDVVTENFTLGTMEDLGLGYETLKGRNPRIIYATIKGFGTYGPYSEFKSFDMVAQAAGGAFSVTGEANGPPMRPGALMGDTGSGLTMALGILAAYIQAQRTGIGQKVEVSMQEAVLNFMRTNLSHRERDATRPIPRRGNRTVVPTDLYPCAGGGPNDYVYIMTSTSKMVDAVFTVIGRPEVLIDERFSTPQGRRQNGDELWEIIASWTRQRSKWEVMEAMGRGGVPCSAVYDSLDIFRDEHLRARDAIMTIEHPERGAWEFPAPPMRLSDSRVEVRPAPLLGEHTAEVLRQELGLGEGEIERLAAAGVLGLRQGQPAAV